One stretch of Pseudomonas fragi DNA includes these proteins:
- a CDS encoding MOSC domain-containing protein codes for MLHLSALYRFPLKSGKGESLPQARLDKLGLEGDRRWMLVDEASGRFLTQRADPKMSQLSALWNATGGLTLSAQGFEALDVAVPDADTDLRGVTIWRDSLRVPDAGDAAADWLSRFVEKPVRLVHVPLPRARTTEAGYGRDDDQVAFADGYPLLLIGQASLDDISHKVGRPLDMLRFRPNLVIEGSEAFAEDGWKRIRIGDVEFRVVKSCSRCILTTVDPQTGVRDEQREPLATLMTYRKQENGTMFGQNLVNDGNGVLEVGMPVTILE; via the coding sequence ATGCTGCATCTAAGTGCGCTTTATCGTTTCCCACTCAAGTCCGGCAAGGGTGAAAGCCTGCCCCAGGCCCGGCTGGACAAGCTGGGGCTGGAAGGTGATCGCCGCTGGATGTTGGTGGACGAAGCCAGCGGGCGTTTTCTGACCCAGCGTGCCGACCCCAAAATGAGCCAGTTGTCGGCCTTGTGGAATGCCACCGGTGGCTTGACCTTGAGCGCCCAAGGCTTCGAGGCACTGGATGTGGCAGTGCCTGATGCCGACACAGACTTGCGTGGCGTAACGATCTGGCGTGACTCCCTGCGTGTGCCGGATGCAGGCGATGCCGCTGCCGACTGGCTGAGCCGCTTTGTCGAAAAACCGGTGCGCCTGGTGCATGTGCCACTCCCCAGGGCGCGCACCACTGAAGCGGGCTACGGTCGGGACGATGACCAAGTGGCGTTCGCCGATGGTTACCCGCTTTTGCTGATTGGTCAGGCTTCTCTGGATGACATTTCGCATAAGGTCGGGCGACCTCTGGATATGCTGCGCTTTCGTCCCAACCTGGTGATCGAAGGCAGCGAAGCCTTTGCCGAAGACGGCTGGAAGCGTATCCGCATTGGCGACGTGGAGTTTCGTGTGGTCAAGTCCTGCTCGCGCTGCATCCTCACCACAGTCGATCCGCAAACGGGGGTGCGTGATGAACAGCGGGAACCGCTGGCGACGCTGATGACCTATCGCAAGCAGGAAAACGGCACCATGTTTGGTCAGAACCTGGTGAATGATGGTAACGGCGTACTGGAAGTCGGTATGCCGGTAACCATCCTGGAGTAA
- a CDS encoding chemotaxis protein CheV, whose translation MAGILDTVDQRTQLVGENRLELLMFRLAGRQLFAINVFKVQEVLQLPKLTLMPHRHPHVCGVVNLRGKTLPVIDLSQAIGMRALVPGPDSTIIVTEYNRSVQAFLVGGVDRIVNMNWEAILPPPASAGRSHYLTAISKVEEQLVEIIDVEKVLAEIVPYNAKVSREKLADPIFEQVRGREVLLVDDSSVALAQLRETLSQLGIKMHIASDGLKALNMLKAWADTGQVMTDKLLMIFTDAEMPEMDGYRLTTEIRNDPRLRSLYVVLHTSLSGSFNESMVKKVGCDNFLSKFQPDKLVDVVRQRLILDQVPA comes from the coding sequence ATGGCCGGCATTCTCGACACGGTAGACCAGCGCACCCAGCTGGTCGGTGAAAACCGACTGGAACTTCTTATGTTTCGCCTGGCCGGTCGGCAGCTGTTTGCGATCAACGTGTTCAAGGTGCAAGAAGTCCTGCAGTTGCCCAAACTGACCCTTATGCCACACCGCCATCCCCATGTGTGTGGCGTGGTTAACCTGCGCGGCAAGACCCTGCCGGTGATCGACCTGTCCCAGGCCATCGGCATGCGTGCGCTGGTGCCTGGGCCTGACAGCACCATTATCGTCACCGAGTACAACCGCTCGGTGCAGGCCTTTCTGGTGGGCGGGGTCGATCGCATCGTCAACATGAACTGGGAGGCCATCCTGCCGCCACCTGCCAGTGCCGGGCGCAGCCATTACCTGACCGCCATCAGCAAGGTTGAAGAACAACTGGTGGAGATCATCGACGTGGAAAAAGTCCTGGCTGAAATTGTGCCGTACAACGCCAAGGTCTCGCGCGAGAAGCTGGCCGACCCGATCTTTGAGCAAGTGCGCGGGCGGGAAGTGCTGCTGGTCGACGACTCCAGCGTGGCCCTGGCACAACTGCGCGAAACCCTTTCCCAACTGGGGATCAAGATGCACATCGCCAGCGATGGCCTCAAGGCGCTGAACATGCTCAAGGCTTGGGCCGATACCGGTCAGGTCATGACCGACAAGCTGCTGATGATCTTCACTGATGCTGAAATGCCGGAAATGGACGGCTACCGGTTGACCACGGAGATCCGCAATGACCCGCGCCTGCGCAGCCTGTATGTGGTGCTGCACACCTCGTTGTCCGGCAGCTTCAACGAATCAATGGTGAAAAAGGTCGGTTGCGACAATTTCCTGTCCAAGTTTCAGCCGGACAAGCTGGTGGATGTCGTACGTCAGCGTTTGATACTCGACCAGGTACCTGCCTGA